One stretch of Bacteroidota bacterium DNA includes these proteins:
- a CDS encoding nucleotidyltransferase domain-containing protein, translating to MKTKTQYISQLIRHYINAIDPKAEVILYGSRARGDERPNSDWDILVLTDYSIDLVTERKFRNKLYDLELETGEPLSIFVYSKNDWQTKQRITPFYENVTQEGVRI from the coding sequence ATGAAAACAAAGACACAATATATAAGTCAATTGATTCGACATTACATTAATGCAATTGACCCAAAAGCAGAAGTGATTCTATATGGTTCTCGTGCTCGTGGAGACGAACGACCTAATTCGGATTGGGATATTCTCGTACTTACAGATTATTCAATTGACTTAGTAACAGAACGAAAATTTAGGAATAAACTTTATGACTTGGAACTGGAAACAGGCGAGCCTTTATCAATATTTGTTTACTCAAAAAATGACTGGCAGACTAAGCAGCGGATTACCCCATTTTATGAAAACGTAACACAAGAAGGAGTTCGAATATGA
- a CDS encoding HEPN domain-containing protein, with translation MTNEERHEYVKYRIESARKTFEAAEILSDNGFWNSAVNRLYYAVFYAVNALLVLNEIQTKSHSGTKSQFSLHFVKTGKFDKKYGLLLSELFDWRQKGDYENIFDFNSDLVEPLFEPAIEIIELIEDEINTAL, from the coding sequence ATGACAAATGAAGAAAGACATGAATACGTTAAATACAGGATTGAATCTGCACGTAAAACATTTGAAGCAGCAGAAATTCTTTCTGATAACGGATTCTGGAATTCGGCAGTAAATAGATTGTATTATGCAGTATTTTATGCAGTTAATGCTCTATTGGTGCTAAATGAAATCCAGACTAAATCACATTCAGGAACAAAAAGCCAATTTTCACTTCATTTTGTAAAGACTGGAAAATTTGATAAAAAATACGGATTACTTTTGTCTGAACTGTTTGACTGGAGACAGAAAGGCGACTATGAGAACATTTTTGATTTTAACAGTGATTTGGTAGAACCACTATTTGAACCAGCTATCGAAATAATTGAATTGATTGAAGATGAAATAAATACCGCCCTGTAG